From a single Silene latifolia isolate original U9 population chromosome 6, ASM4854445v1, whole genome shotgun sequence genomic region:
- the LOC141588076 gene encoding protein FAR1-RELATED SEQUENCE 5-like, producing the protein MSTSDATTSSSTNNSFKTPRTRIETINELHHIPFCPEEKQPKVGQARCKGKRTDTADNDAQSDVTDINRVRPITRIDCRALVQFKYQDNGTYIVIRFDEAHNHPLALPESTIFLKGNRKMTEVDFKNFVRDIKTYIGNFDAQMFVENLIGKKDTCSSFYLDFIVDENKCLAGVFWADPICIKNYMLFGEVLSADATYETNKYDMVFVPFTGVDHHKRCITFGAGLIGDESIECYTWLFKTFLEAMGGCQPRIIITDQDKSMKSVVPEVFKESTHRLCMWHIMKKLREKVSYQLFQDEDLKTRLNRCVWNNQHEPDEFEEQWGKIMTDYQLVEHEWFSDLYDLREQWIPAYFKDVSMSGLMRVTSKSESENNFFDREWACCAGTAFGFYTTNIFEKILTRHNAKMDKSSMSKPVFDKDGKSIDVSQKFSTGKF; encoded by the exons atgagtacaagtgatgcaactacgtCTTCTTCTACAAATAACAGCTTTAAAACACCAAGAACAAGAATTGAAACAATAAATGAACTCCACCACATTCCATTCTGTCCAGAGGAAAAGCAACCTAAAGTAGGACAA GCAAGGTGTAAAGGAAAGAGGACTGATACTGCTGACAATGATGCACAATCTGATGTGACAGACATAAACCGTGTGAGGCCGATTACAAGAATTGACTGTCGTGCATTAGTGCAGTTCAAATACCAAGATAATGGAACTTATATTGTAATCAGATTCGATGAAGCCCATAACCATCCACTTGCTTTGCCTGAATCTACAATATTCTTGAAAGGAAACCGAAAAATGACAGAG GTTGATTTTAAAAACTTTGTCAGGGACATAAAAACCTACATTGGTAATTTTGATGCGCAAATGTTTGTTGAGAATCTTATTGGGAAAAAAGACACATGCAGTTCATTTTACTTAGATTTTATAGTAGATGAAAACAAGTGCCTGGCTGGAGTGTTTTGGGCAGATCCGATCTGCATAAAGAACTACATGTTGTTCGGTGAGGTGTTATCAGCAGATGCTACATATgaaacaaacaagtacgatatggtgTTTGTGCCTTTCACAGGAGTTGATCACCACAAAAGGTGCATAACCTTTGGGGCTGGGTTGATAGGTGATGAAAGTATTGAGTGTTACACATGGCTGTTCAAGACATTTTTGGAAGCAATGGGCGGGTGCCAGCCGAGAATTATAATTACTGATCAGGACAAATCAATGAAGTCGGTAGTCCCGGAAGTGTTTAAGGAGTCAACACACAGACTGTGCATGTGGCACATAATGAAGAAACTAAGAGAAAAAGTCAGTTATCAACTATTTCAAGATGAGGATTTGAAGACCAGGCTCAAtaggtgtgtttggaacaaccaacATGAGCCTGATGAATTCGAAGAACAATGGGGGAAGATAATGACTGATTATCAACTTGTAGAACACGAGTGGTTTTCAGATTTGTACGATCTCAGGGAACAATGGATCCCTGCCTATTTTAAAGATGTTTCAATGTCTGGCTTGATGAGGGTTACTTCTAAGTCTGAGAGTGAAAACAATTTCTTTGACAG AGAATGGGCTTGTTGTGCAGGCACTGCCTTTGGATTCTACACAACCAATATTTTCGAGAAAATACTGACAAGACATAATGCAAAGATGGACAAAAGCTCAATGAGTAAGCCTGTCTTTGATAAAGATGGCAAATCGATAGATGTCTCTCAAAAGTTTTCAACCGGAAAATTTTGA